The Alistipes megaguti sequence CTCAAGGGCGGCATCTACCACCGCACGCAGATAGACCTCACCTACAACTCGAATCACATCGAGGGCAGTCGGCTGACCCACGACCAAACACGTCATATCTTCGAGACCGACACGGTGGGTGTCGAGGGCGAGACGCTGCGCGTGGACGATATCCTCGAAACCACAAATCACTTCCGCTGCATCGACATGATCATCGACCGGGCCACGGAGCCGCTCACCGAGGCTTTCATCAAGGAACTGCATGCACAACTCAAGTCCGGTACATCGGACAGCCGCAAGGAGTGGTTTGCCGTGGACGACTACAAGCGTCTGCCCAATGAGGTCGGCGGCATGGAGACCACGCCACCCGAAGAGGTACACCGCGAGATGAAGCGACTCCTGACGGAGTACAACGCCCTGCGGCACAAGACACTCGACGACATCCTCGACCTGCACCAGCGTTTCGAATGCATCCACCCGTTTC is a genomic window containing:
- a CDS encoding Fic family protein, with protein sequence MEYISVAAFAAKHGIAERTVRNYCASGKIEGAFLTGKTWNIPADATLPRRKPRTGYIMPLLEVLREQKAMRLKGGIYHRTQIDLTYNSNHIEGSRLTHDQTRHIFETDTVGVEGETLRVDDILETTNHFRCIDMIIDRATEPLTEAFIKELHAQLKSGTSDSRKEWFAVDDYKRLPNEVGGMETTPPEEVHREMKRLLTEYNALRHKTLDDILDLHQRFECIHPFQDGNGRVGRLVMFKECLAAGIVPFIITDDLKMFYYRGLQQWPAVREYLRDTCLTAQDNYKALLDYFRIPY